One genomic region from Thiohalophilus sp. encodes:
- a CDS encoding TIGR01212 family radical SAM protein (This family includes YhcC from E. coli K-12, an uncharacterized radical SAM protein.), producing the protein MTLSDYINTFGQAMLSRYGERVHKLAIDAGFTCPNRDGTLGRGGCTFCNNVSFSPHGRQPDPICTQLANGRRVLAKRTGAKKFLAYFQAYTNTYDDVQELQRRYDLALSQPGIIGLAIGTRPDCVPEKVLDLLQRYHQQGYEIWLELGLQSAFDDSLERVNRGHGFGEYQSAIRAAHRRQLPVCTHLILGLPGESPQHTRISLSRVLNEGVEGLKLHPLHVVKGTLLANQWRRGEYEPWSMTQYMETAADLVEMTPADILYHRLTGTAADTVLLAPHWCNWKWKVLNGIEQILSRRGSRQGIAPYREAMP; encoded by the coding sequence ATGACACTCTCTGATTACATCAACACCTTTGGCCAGGCCATGCTGTCGCGTTATGGCGAGCGGGTTCACAAACTCGCCATCGACGCCGGCTTCACCTGCCCCAACCGCGACGGCACGCTGGGGCGGGGCGGCTGCACCTTTTGTAACAACGTCTCCTTCAGCCCCCATGGCCGTCAGCCCGATCCGATCTGTACACAACTGGCCAACGGCCGCCGGGTGCTTGCCAAACGCACCGGGGCGAAAAAGTTTCTGGCCTATTTTCAGGCCTATACCAATACCTATGATGATGTACAGGAACTGCAACGGCGCTACGATCTGGCCCTGTCCCAACCCGGGATTATCGGTCTGGCCATCGGGACCCGCCCCGATTGTGTGCCGGAAAAGGTTCTGGATCTACTCCAGCGCTATCACCAGCAGGGTTATGAAATCTGGCTGGAGCTGGGGCTGCAATCGGCATTCGATGACAGCCTCGAGCGAGTCAATCGCGGTCATGGCTTTGGCGAATATCAAAGCGCGATCCGCGCGGCGCACCGGCGCCAGCTGCCGGTCTGCACGCACCTGATTCTCGGCCTGCCCGGCGAGTCACCGCAACACACCCGGATATCGTTATCCCGGGTCCTGAACGAAGGCGTCGAGGGACTCAAACTGCATCCGCTGCATGTGGTCAAGGGAACCCTGCTGGCCAATCAATGGCGCCGCGGCGAGTACGAGCCCTGGTCCATGACGCAGTATATGGAGACCGCGGCCGATCTGGTGGAGATGACCCCCGCGGATATCCTCTATCACCGCCTGACCGGCACCGCCGCAGACACTGTCTTGCTGGCACCCCACTGGTGCAACTGGAAATGGAAGGTGCTCAACGGCATTGAACAGATCCTGAGCCGGCGCGGCAGCCGCCAGGGCATCGCGCCCTATCGTGAGGCGATGCCATGA
- the ubiU gene encoding ubiquinone anaerobic biosynthesis protein UbiU, translating to MNGKVELVAPAGSFPALRKAVDNGADAVYIGFRDATNARNFPGLNFDEGTAGEAIAYAHQRGSKVLLALNTYPQPGSWPTWTAAVDRAAALGVDALILADTGLLRYAHREHPGLRLHLSVQGSATSYDAIAFYREQFDIKRVVLPRVLSLTQVKRIIANTDVEIETFAFGSLCVMVEGRCYLSSYVTGESPNTCGACSPAHAVQWHETAAGREVRLNDVLIDVYKPQESAGYPVLCKGRFEVNQELGYALEEPTSLSVLDILPELVRSGVSAIKIEGRQRSPAYVAQVTHVLRQALDAAQRDPDNYTPRNEWILQLDKLAEGNTHTLGALDRQWQ from the coding sequence ATGAACGGCAAGGTCGAACTGGTTGCCCCCGCCGGGAGCTTCCCCGCCCTGCGCAAGGCGGTGGATAACGGCGCCGATGCGGTCTATATCGGCTTTCGGGACGCCACCAACGCGCGCAACTTTCCCGGCCTCAACTTCGATGAAGGCACCGCCGGCGAAGCCATCGCCTATGCCCATCAACGCGGCAGCAAGGTCCTGCTGGCACTGAACACCTATCCGCAGCCCGGGAGCTGGCCCACCTGGACCGCTGCCGTGGACCGGGCCGCCGCGCTGGGCGTGGATGCTCTGATCCTCGCCGATACCGGGCTGCTGCGTTACGCCCACCGGGAACATCCCGGGCTGCGTCTGCACCTTTCGGTCCAGGGTTCGGCCACCAGTTACGACGCGATCGCCTTCTACCGGGAGCAATTTGATATCAAGCGGGTGGTGCTGCCGCGGGTGTTGTCGCTGACCCAGGTCAAACGCATCATCGCCAACACCGATGTCGAGATCGAGACCTTCGCCTTCGGCTCCCTCTGTGTCATGGTCGAGGGGCGCTGCTATCTCTCCTCCTATGTCACCGGCGAGTCACCCAATACCTGCGGCGCCTGCTCGCCGGCCCATGCGGTGCAATGGCATGAAACCGCGGCAGGCCGTGAAGTCCGTCTGAATGACGTGTTGATCGATGTCTACAAACCGCAGGAGAGTGCCGGCTATCCCGTGCTGTGCAAGGGCCGCTTCGAGGTGAACCAGGAACTCGGCTATGCGCTGGAGGAACCGACCAGCCTCTCGGTGCTGGACATCCTGCCGGAGCTGGTACGCAGCGGCGTCAGTGCGATCAAGATCGAAGGCCGCCAACGCAGTCCCGCCTATGTCGCCCAGGTCACCCATGTCCTGCGCCAGGCGCTGGATGCCGCGCAGCGCGATCCCGATAACTATACGCCCCGCAACGAATGGATCCTGCAGCTCGATAAACTCGCCGAAGGCAACACCCACACCCTGGGGGCACTGGATCGACAATGGCAATGA
- the ubiV gene encoding ubiquinone anaerobic biosynthesis protein UbiV — MAMKLALGPLLYFWPKEQVIDFYRQVADWPVDCVYLGEVVCSKRRALRLDDWLQIARQLAAAGKEVVLSSLALIEAGSEISNLRRITDNGEFMVEANDMTAVQNLKSREYVAGPHLNIYNPESLALHHDNGARRWVMPVELSQQTLAEMQQARPPQLETEVFIFGRLPLAFSARCFTARACQLPKDDCQLRCGDYLDGLDMKTRDQQSFLTLNGIQTQSATTCNLVRAIPTLRELQTDVLRLSPQSQHMAEIVALYSQVLGNKLDPREAESRINTLSCGAPANGYWYDSPGMQWLEQPQPFGQGTRTE; from the coding sequence ATGGCAATGAAACTCGCACTCGGCCCGCTACTCTATTTCTGGCCCAAAGAACAGGTGATCGATTTTTATCGGCAGGTTGCCGACTGGCCGGTGGATTGTGTCTATCTCGGCGAGGTGGTCTGTTCCAAGCGGCGTGCCCTGCGCCTGGATGACTGGCTGCAAATCGCCCGGCAACTGGCGGCTGCCGGCAAGGAGGTTGTCCTCTCCAGCCTGGCCCTGATCGAGGCCGGTTCCGAAATTAGTAACCTGAGGCGCATCACGGACAATGGTGAGTTCATGGTGGAAGCCAATGACATGACCGCGGTGCAGAATCTCAAAAGCCGGGAATATGTCGCGGGACCGCATCTGAACATCTACAACCCCGAATCACTGGCACTGCATCATGATAATGGCGCCCGACGCTGGGTCATGCCGGTGGAGCTGTCGCAACAGACCCTGGCCGAGATGCAACAGGCCAGGCCCCCGCAACTGGAAACGGAAGTCTTTATCTTCGGCCGCCTGCCCCTGGCCTTCTCGGCCCGTTGTTTTACCGCCCGCGCCTGCCAGTTACCCAAGGACGACTGTCAATTACGCTGCGGCGATTACCTCGACGGCCTGGATATGAAGACCCGCGATCAGCAGTCGTTTCTCACCCTCAACGGGATTCAGACCCAGTCGGCGACCACCTGCAATCTGGTGCGGGCCATTCCAACCTTGCGTGAACTGCAAACCGATGTACTGCGGCTCTCTCCCCAGTCGCAACACATGGCCGAGATTGTCGCTCTGTATTCGCAGGTACTGGGGAACAAGCTCGATCCCCGGGAAGCCGAGAGCCGGATTAACACGCTGAGCTGTGGCGCGCCGGCAAACGGCTATTGGTATGACAGTCCCGGCATGCAGTGGCTCGAACAGCCTCAGCCCTTCGGGCAAGGGACGAGGACCGAGTAA
- a CDS encoding dihydroorotate dehydrogenase-like protein, with the protein MVDMTTEYLGLKLANPLVPSSSPLTGDRDSVMRLREAGAPAIVLPSLFEEKIDQEEQELDRFIHHQSIGFGEMESFHPVPDDFKTCQDEYLEYLQRIKQELDIPVIASLNGTTAGGWLEYGQQLQQAGADALELNVYYIAGNGEESGNDVEQRYIDLLESLQQHVTIPITLKLSPQFSSPVHFISRLEQAGAAGVALFNRFYLPDINPEQLMVEPALQLSMPYESLMRIRWAALLHGRVNLSLAMTGGFHNARDGIKALLAGADVVHLCSVLLQQGPEYLSVILGEMHHWLEEYEYDSVSQIKGSMSYRNAPDPGAYERVNYITVLDNYTSPRGVLR; encoded by the coding sequence ATGGTGGATATGACGACCGAGTATCTTGGCCTGAAGCTCGCCAACCCGCTGGTGCCTTCATCCTCGCCACTGACCGGTGATCGCGATTCGGTGATGCGGTTGCGCGAGGCCGGTGCCCCGGCGATCGTTCTGCCATCGTTGTTTGAGGAAAAAATCGATCAGGAAGAACAGGAGCTGGATCGTTTTATTCATCACCAGTCGATCGGCTTTGGTGAGATGGAAAGTTTTCATCCGGTACCGGATGACTTCAAGACCTGCCAGGACGAGTACCTGGAGTACCTGCAGAGGATAAAACAGGAACTGGATATCCCCGTCATTGCCAGCCTTAACGGCACCACCGCCGGCGGATGGCTGGAATACGGGCAACAGTTGCAACAGGCCGGTGCCGATGCGCTGGAGCTGAATGTCTATTATATCGCCGGCAATGGCGAGGAAAGCGGTAATGACGTGGAGCAGCGTTATATCGATCTTCTGGAATCGTTGCAACAACACGTTACGATTCCGATTACTCTGAAACTTTCCCCCCAGTTCAGCTCGCCGGTCCATTTTATCAGTCGCCTGGAACAGGCCGGGGCGGCCGGGGTGGCCCTGTTTAACCGCTTCTATCTGCCGGACATCAATCCGGAGCAACTGATGGTCGAGCCGGCATTGCAACTGTCCATGCCGTATGAGTCGTTAATGCGAATCCGCTGGGCGGCCCTGTTGCATGGACGGGTTAACCTGTCGCTGGCGATGACAGGCGGTTTTCATAACGCACGCGATGGCATCAAGGCGTTGCTGGCAGGGGCCGACGTGGTGCATTTATGCAGTGTGCTGTTACAGCAAGGGCCGGAGTATTTGTCCGTGATCCTGGGCGAAATGCATCACTGGTTGGAAGAATACGAGTACGACTCGGTCAGCCAGATCAAGGGCAGCATGAGTTACCGTAACGCGCCCGATCCCGGTGCCTATGAGCGGGTTAATTATATTACCGTCCTGGATAACTATACCTCGCCCAGAGGCGTATTGCGCTGA
- the ubiT gene encoding ubiquinone anaerobic biosynthesis accessory factor UbiT: MPIPLQPLSLAFRLTPAALQTELLSRLFNHLLRGQTIAGQLEALEGKRLAIEITDSATLLNFTLRRGRLYRTGNVGREDRDVCIRGRLEHFWQLAARQEDPDTLFFNRQLEIEGETETGLYIKNLLDSLDYDWEAHFQAVLGKRLAKLPLAVWQGRVTRARS; this comes from the coding sequence ATGCCGATCCCGCTACAACCCCTGTCGCTGGCATTTCGCCTGACGCCGGCCGCGCTGCAAACAGAACTGCTTTCACGCCTGTTCAATCATTTACTCCGGGGACAGACGATTGCCGGACAACTCGAGGCGCTTGAGGGCAAGCGACTGGCTATCGAGATCACCGACAGCGCCACGCTACTGAATTTTACCCTCCGGCGCGGACGCCTCTATCGCACCGGCAATGTTGGCCGGGAGGACCGGGATGTCTGCATCCGCGGCAGGCTGGAACATTTCTGGCAACTGGCCGCCCGCCAGGAAGATCCCGATACCCTGTTTTTCAACCGGCAACTGGAGATCGAGGGGGAGACCGAAACCGGTCTTTACATCAAGAACCTGCTGGACAGTCTCGACTATGACTGGGAAGCCCATTTTCAGGCCGTGCTGGGCAAGCGTCTTGCCAAACTGCCATTGGCCGTTTGGCAGGGCCGAGTGACGAGGGCAAGATCCTGA